From Musa acuminata AAA Group cultivar baxijiao unplaced genomic scaffold, Cavendish_Baxijiao_AAA HiC_scaffold_412, whole genome shotgun sequence, a single genomic window includes:
- the LOC135658695 gene encoding AUGMIN subunit 6-like encodes MTCKFSSAQIEKVSGSPTLKLPHLFNLTPNSSGKGNQAPKQHPVGSQTNQETLPAPKTVSPPFTIDEDGEAQETDDYYAHNIRRSVREAALSSSSSNSELLQERSSDDGSEHFFIPLSTTDAASQKEIDYVPNWRNQQLVFSSPPEDQAPMNMTDLSCNANSQQSFIPDMLNKLNGLKENKNLARLFQPSTEKIQRTHPEANNTLDQVFSPPLLLESSFFQDAYEDLLAPLSETDAALMEH; translated from the exons atgacttgtaaattcTCCTCTGCTCAGATTGAGAAAGTCTCCGGTAGTCCAACTTTGAAACTCCCTCATTTATTCAATCTAACTCCAAATTCATCGGGGAAAGGCAACCAAGCACCAAAGCAGCATCCTGTAGGTAGTCAAACCAATCAGGAAACTTTGCCAGCCCCAAAAACAGTTTCACCTCCATTTACAATTGATGAAGATGGTGAAGCACAAG AGACTGATGATTATTATGCTCACAACATTCGTCGTTCTGTTCGTGAAGCTGCACTATCAAGCTCATCAAGCAACTCAGAATTGTTGCAGGAAAGAAGCAGTGATGATGGTTCTGAACACTTCTTTATACCTCTATCAACAACAGATGCTGCTTCTCAGAAAGAAATCGACTATGTTCCTAACTGGAGAAATCAACAACTGGTTTTCTCCTCACCACCAGAAGATCAGGCCCCGATGAACATGACAGATCTTTCCTGTAATGCCAATAGCCAGCAAAGCTTCATTCCAGATATGTTAAATAAATTGAATGGACTGAAGGAGAACAAAAACCTGGCCAGGCTGTTCCAACCATCCACTGAAAAAATACAAAGAACGCATCCTGAAGCTAACAACACTCTGGATCAAGTTTTCTCACCTCCATTGTTACTGGAATCATCATTCTTCCAAGATGCATACGAGGACTTGCTTG CACCATTATCTGAAACTGATGCTGCTCTCATGGAACACTAG
- the LOC135658742 gene encoding uncharacterized protein LOC135658742 isoform X2, which yields MPRTSALECPGCPPLRALTTDVLGLVKVVEAHGKTGIPKVVETWGQPNASSCVLAASYSDHKTDPLLAVARKNGLVECLNPINGEALGITKIDQPLSLDGSLNDDHVVGLHLFKTKGIDVPSRSVSLLTCLEKGNACLRSIPVGDAPENSTTASHITWNVCSSGKIICSSVDKSENYALFGGNGIELNMWDLGKCSKIWSAKSPPNRLGIFSPTWFTAATFLSEDDHRKVVAGTINHQVRLYDTSAQRRPIISVDFRESPIKAVCEDLDGYTVYVGNGSGDLASFDMRTGKLMGCFIGKCSGSIRSIARHPELPVIASCGLDSSLRVWDAKTRQLLSAVFLKQHLTNVVIDSHFSDEGES from the exons ATGCCACGAACAAGTGCATTGGAGTGCCCTGGATGCCCACCTTTGAGAGCCTTGACGACTGACGTGCTCGgtcttgtaaaag TTGTCGAAGCTCATGGAAAGACTGGAATTCCAAAGGTGGTAGAAACATGGGGGCAGCCAAATGCTTCATCTTGTGTCCTTGCTGCTTCTTATTCTGATCACAAAACTGATCCG CTTTTGGCTGTTGCTCGCAAGAATGGTTTG GTTGAGTGTCTAAATCCTATTAATGGAGAGGCTTTGGGCATCACTAAGATCGATCAACCCTTATCACTGGATGGCTCTCTTAATGATGATCATGTTGTTGGATTGCATCTCTTCAAAACTAAAGGAATCGATGTTCCATCAAG GTCAGTTTCATTACTTACCTGTCTGGAAAAGGGTAATGCTTGCTTGAGGTCCATTCCCGTCGGTGATGCGCCAGAAAACTCAACTACTGCTTCTCATATTACATGGAATGTATGCTCTTCTGGTAAAATAATATGTTCTTCAGTGGATAAAAGTGAGAATTATGCCTTATTTGGAGG GAATGGCATTGAATTGAACATGTGGGATCTTGGAAAATGCAGTAAGATCTGGAGTGCAAAATCT CCTCCTAATAGACTTGGTATATTCTCTCCAACTTGGTTTACTGCTGCAACTTTTCTGAGTGAAGATGACCATAGAAAAGTTGTGGCTGGCACGATCAATCATCAG GTTCGTCTTTATGACACTTCAGCACAGAGGAGACCTATAATTTCAGTCGACTTTAGAGAATCTCCAATTAAAGCAGTTTGTGAAGATCTAGATGGCTATACAGTCTATGTAGGCAATGGTTCTGGGGATCTTGCTTCATTTGATATGAGAACAG GAAAACTGATGGGATGCTTTATTGGTAAGTGCTCTGGAAGCATCAGATCTATAGCGAGACATCCAGAACTTCCCGTGATAGCATCTTGTG GATTGGACAGCTCTTTGCGTGTGTGGGATGCAAAGACGAGACAACTTCTATCTGCG gttttccTCAAGCAACATCTAACAAATGTGGTGATCGATTCACATTTCTCAGACGAAG GTGAAAGCTAA
- the LOC135658742 gene encoding uncharacterized protein LOC135658742 isoform X1 — protein MPRTSALECPGCPPLRALTTDVLGLVKVVEAHGKTGIPKVVETWGQPNASSCVLAASYSDHKTDPLLAVARKNGLVECLNPINGEALGITKIDQPLSLDGSLNDDHVVGLHLFKTKGIDVPSRSVSLLTCLEKGNACLRSIPVGDAPENSTTASHITWNVCSSGKIICSSVDKSENYALFGGNGIELNMWDLGKCSKIWSAKSPPNRLGIFSPTWFTAATFLSEDDHRKVVAGTINHQVRLYDTSAQRRPIISVDFRESPIKAVCEDLDGYTVYVGNGSGDLASFDMRTGKLMGCFIGKCSGSIRSIARHPELPVIASCGLDSSLRVWDAKTRQLLSAVFLKQHLTNVVIDSHFSDEGSNGNTCDQQADLQVCDDTETVDNDELPISSGKKASKRKRVGKVK, from the exons ATGCCACGAACAAGTGCATTGGAGTGCCCTGGATGCCCACCTTTGAGAGCCTTGACGACTGACGTGCTCGgtcttgtaaaag TTGTCGAAGCTCATGGAAAGACTGGAATTCCAAAGGTGGTAGAAACATGGGGGCAGCCAAATGCTTCATCTTGTGTCCTTGCTGCTTCTTATTCTGATCACAAAACTGATCCG CTTTTGGCTGTTGCTCGCAAGAATGGTTTG GTTGAGTGTCTAAATCCTATTAATGGAGAGGCTTTGGGCATCACTAAGATCGATCAACCCTTATCACTGGATGGCTCTCTTAATGATGATCATGTTGTTGGATTGCATCTCTTCAAAACTAAAGGAATCGATGTTCCATCAAG GTCAGTTTCATTACTTACCTGTCTGGAAAAGGGTAATGCTTGCTTGAGGTCCATTCCCGTCGGTGATGCGCCAGAAAACTCAACTACTGCTTCTCATATTACATGGAATGTATGCTCTTCTGGTAAAATAATATGTTCTTCAGTGGATAAAAGTGAGAATTATGCCTTATTTGGAGG GAATGGCATTGAATTGAACATGTGGGATCTTGGAAAATGCAGTAAGATCTGGAGTGCAAAATCT CCTCCTAATAGACTTGGTATATTCTCTCCAACTTGGTTTACTGCTGCAACTTTTCTGAGTGAAGATGACCATAGAAAAGTTGTGGCTGGCACGATCAATCATCAG GTTCGTCTTTATGACACTTCAGCACAGAGGAGACCTATAATTTCAGTCGACTTTAGAGAATCTCCAATTAAAGCAGTTTGTGAAGATCTAGATGGCTATACAGTCTATGTAGGCAATGGTTCTGGGGATCTTGCTTCATTTGATATGAGAACAG GAAAACTGATGGGATGCTTTATTGGTAAGTGCTCTGGAAGCATCAGATCTATAGCGAGACATCCAGAACTTCCCGTGATAGCATCTTGTG GATTGGACAGCTCTTTGCGTGTGTGGGATGCAAAGACGAGACAACTTCTATCTGCG gttttccTCAAGCAACATCTAACAAATGTGGTGATCGATTCACATTTCTCAGACGAAG GTTCCAATGGCAATACTTGTGATCAACAAGCTGATCTACAAGTATGCGATGATACTGAAACCGTAGATAATGATGAATTGCCAATCTCTAGCGGTAAGAAAGCATCTAAAAGGAAGAGAGTTGGTAAAGTCAAGTAG